The Methanohalophilus portucalensis genome window below encodes:
- a CDS encoding RNA-guided endonuclease InsQ/TnpB family protein: protein MQLTKKYKIHPTELQKNMLWELSNACTYLYNIALSERKDIWKYDKKSISYTKQQNNLPQIKEENPDINILYSKTCQMVLRKLDANYKSFFGLRKNGDKKARTPRFRSRKYFFTITYNQSGFKVVGNTIRFSHKMNNEDLIIDIEQDISNLKIKQIEIFNEDKKGNGDFFVTITYEPEINVPYVQNNHFQAIDLGITKTITAINDKGKFFEINNPRYDLYWDSKISAVQSRRDHCKKYSKKWFRLNKTIRTMVKKKNNQIKDWQHKLSKSMVENTKANTIIVGELNVKNMGKSKSRSLNRSTQNNGYLSRFIEFLTYKAELIGKQVVKIDERYTSKSCYVCGKQHDMPLYRRDMTCDCGNVIDRDRNSAINIMIRYLSNYATWTGYEHFAHNLRQTGLLTFDVSQIHPMNDITTRRNLHA from the coding sequence ATGCAATTAACAAAGAAATACAAAATTCATCCAACTGAATTACAAAAGAATATGCTTTGGGAGTTATCCAATGCATGTACATATCTTTATAATATTGCATTATCTGAAAGAAAAGATATATGGAAATATGATAAAAAATCCATTTCATATACAAAACAACAGAATAATTTACCACAAATTAAAGAAGAAAATCCTGATATAAATATTCTTTACTCTAAAACATGTCAGATGGTTTTGCGTAAATTAGATGCCAATTACAAATCATTCTTTGGTCTCCGGAAAAATGGAGATAAAAAAGCAAGAACTCCACGATTTAGAAGTCGTAAATACTTTTTTACAATAACATATAATCAGAGTGGTTTCAAAGTAGTTGGAAATACAATTAGATTTTCACATAAAATGAATAATGAAGATTTGATTATTGATATTGAACAAGATATATCAAATTTGAAAATCAAACAAATCGAAATATTCAATGAAGATAAAAAGGGCAATGGAGATTTCTTTGTCACTATTACGTATGAACCTGAAATCAATGTACCTTATGTTCAAAATAATCATTTTCAAGCAATTGATTTAGGGATTACCAAAACGATTACTGCAATAAATGATAAAGGAAAATTTTTTGAAATAAACAATCCACGATATGATTTATATTGGGATTCTAAAATCAGTGCAGTTCAATCAAGGCGTGACCATTGCAAAAAATACAGTAAAAAATGGTTCAGATTAAACAAAACCATTCGTACTATGGTCAAAAAGAAAAACAATCAGATAAAAGATTGGCAACATAAATTATCAAAATCAATGGTAGAGAATACAAAAGCCAATACAATTATTGTAGGTGAACTCAACGTTAAAAACATGGGCAAATCGAAATCAAGATCGTTGAACCGCTCTACACAAAATAATGGTTATTTATCACGTTTCATCGAATTTCTCACCTATAAAGCAGAACTTATAGGTAAACAAGTAGTTAAAATTGATGAAAGATATACGTCAAAATCATGTTATGTTTGTGGAAAACAACATGATATGCCATTATATAGACGTGATATGACATGTGATTGTGGTAACGTTATTGATAGAGATAGAAACAGTGCTATCAATATCATGATACGTTACCTATCCAATTATGCCACCTGGACAGGCTATGAACATTTTGCTCATAATCTACGACAAACAGGGTTATTGACATTTGATGTGTCCCAAATACATCCTATGAATGACATAACAACTCGTAGGAATCTCCATGCGTAA
- a CDS encoding M42 family metallopeptidase, with the protein MEIEKLLEELANAHGISGNEESIRKIMEREIKPYVDTIEVDKMGNLIGTKKGTGPSIMLAAHMDEIGLMVKYVDENGFLRFVTIGGWFDQTLHSQRVMVHTTKRPIPGVIGSKPPHVMKDEDKKKPIKAEEMFVDVGAKDKEDAENLGIEVGTPISIDRNFVALQNGLYTSKAFDNRVGVAMVIDALKQISEMDIDATIYAVGTVQEEVGLKGARTSAFGLNPDIAIATDVTIPGDHPGIEKKDSALEVGKGPVITVVDGAGRGLMADKQVVKWLKETAQENDLPHQLDVGDGGTTDATAIHLTRDGVPSSTISVAARYIHSPVEVISIDDLKASASLVAKAAKNVGKYF; encoded by the coding sequence ATGGAAATAGAAAAACTTCTTGAAGAACTGGCTAACGCCCACGGAATTTCCGGCAATGAAGAAAGTATCCGCAAAATCATGGAAAGGGAAATCAAGCCCTATGTCGATACTATAGAAGTAGATAAAATGGGAAACCTCATAGGTACTAAAAAGGGCACAGGTCCTTCCATTATGCTTGCTGCACATATGGATGAGATCGGGCTTATGGTTAAATACGTCGATGAGAACGGATTTCTCCGATTTGTGACTATCGGTGGCTGGTTTGACCAGACCCTGCACAGCCAGCGTGTCATGGTGCACACTACCAAGAGACCTATCCCGGGTGTCATTGGTTCCAAACCCCCTCACGTAATGAAAGATGAGGATAAAAAGAAACCGATAAAGGCAGAAGAAATGTTTGTGGATGTGGGGGCAAAGGACAAGGAAGATGCCGAAAACTTAGGAATCGAAGTTGGTACACCCATTTCTATAGACAGGAACTTCGTTGCATTACAAAATGGTCTCTACACCTCCAAAGCCTTTGATAACCGGGTTGGAGTGGCCATGGTGATCGACGCCCTGAAACAGATTTCCGAGATGGATATTGATGCCACAATTTATGCTGTGGGAACGGTCCAGGAAGAGGTGGGACTTAAAGGTGCACGCACATCTGCTTTCGGTCTGAATCCGGATATTGCAATTGCAACAGATGTCACCATCCCCGGTGACCATCCCGGCATAGAAAAGAAAGATTCAGCCCTGGAAGTTGGCAAGGGTCCGGTAATTACTGTAGTTGATGGTGCTGGCAGGGGCCTGATGGCAGACAAGCAGGTTGTCAAATGGCTAAAAGAAACAGCACAGGAAAATGACCTGCCCCACCAGCTCGATGTGGGAGACGGAGGAACCACCGACGCAACCGCAATACACCTGACAAGGGACGGTGTGCCCTCAAGTACTATCAGTGTGGCTGCAAGATATATTCACTCACCGGTAGAAGTGATTTCCATTGATGACCTTAAAGCAAGCGCCTCTCTTGTTGCAAAAGCAGCTAAAAATGTAGGGAAGTATTTCTAA